Proteins encoded in a region of the Leopardus geoffroyi isolate Oge1 chromosome E2, O.geoffroyi_Oge1_pat1.0, whole genome shotgun sequence genome:
- the KLK15 gene encoding kallikrein-15, with amino-acid sequence MIESRSSSNSLTLLKLKAPTTNCDATSSTGSAPSVPAQARCDKGKDCVVRDPPLLPLPAAQHHSAKTLKGEACEPHSQPRQAALLERGRFNCGVSLTLHAGCCLLPTATPGMKAGLRVLGAAHAHSFMSMHLGEHNLRKRDGPEVLWTVARLVPHPCHEARSHRQDVMLPRLTRPTCLFPQVRPVALPTRCPQPGEACVVSGWGLVADDKPGTKGSTRSQGSLPDMLHCANISVIPATSCSKDYPGRLMSTTVCAGVEGRGTDSCEGDSGGPHTGWLVCGGVLQGIVSWGDIPCDTTNKPSVYTKVCSYLGWIRDTMKRN; translated from the exons ATGAT AGAAAGCCGTTCCAGCAGTAACAGCCTCACGCTACTCAAGCTGAAAGCACCAACCACCAACTGCGACGCCACCAGCTCCACGGGCAGCGCCCCAAGTGTGCCAGCCCAG GCAAGGTGCGACAAGGGAAAAGACTGTGTTGTGAGGGATCcgcctctgcttcctctcccagCGGCCCAGCACCACTCCGCCAAGACGCTGAAAGGTGAGGCTTGTGAGCCCCACTCCCAGCCGAGGCAAGCGGCCCTCTTGGAGCGTGGACGCTTTAACTGCGGTGTTTCCCTCACTCTGCACGCCGGATGCTGTCTGCTGCCCACCGCCACACCGGGTATGAAGGCAGGGCTCAGGGTCCTCGGGG CCGCGCACGCGCACAGCTTCATGAGCATGCACCTAGGGGAGCACAATCTGCGCAAGCGCGATGGCCCGGAAGTGCTGTGGACTGTGGCTCGCCTCGTCCCACACCCGTGCCACGAAGCGCGCAGCCATCGCCAGGACGTCATGTTGCCACGTCTAACCCGGCCCACGTGCCTCTTCCCGCAAGTGCGTCCCGTGGCGCTGCCCACGCGTTGTCCCCAACCAGGCGAGGCCTGCGTGGTGTCCGGCTGGGGCCTGGTGGCTGATGACAAGCCTGGGACCAAAGGGAGCACAAGGTCACAAG GGAGTCTCCCAGATATGCTGCATTGTGCCAACATCAGTGTTATCCCGGCCACATCTTGTAGCAAGGACTACCCAGGGCGCCTTATGAGCACTACGGTGTGTGCAGGAGTAGAAGGCAGAGGCACGGACTCCTGTGAG GGTGACTCCGGGGGACCCCACACAGGGTGGCTGGTCTGTGGGGGAGTCCTGCAGGGAATCGTGTCGTGGGGTGACATCCCCTGTGACACTACTAATAAGCCTAGTGTTTATACCAAAGTCTGCAGCTACTTAGGGTGGATCAGGGACACCATGAAGAGGAACTGA
- the KLK1 gene encoding kallikrein-1, with product MWFLVLCLALSLAGAGAAPPIQSRIIGGWDCKKNSQPWQAALYHYSKFQCGGVLVHPQWVLTAAHCINDNYQLWLGRYNLFEHEDTAQFVQVSGSFPHPGFNLSLLENHTRLPGEDYSHDLMLLRLAEPAQITDAVRVLDLPTQEPQVGSTCYASGWGSIEPDKFTYPDDLQCVDLKLLSNDVCAKAHSEKVTEFMLCAGYLEGGKDTCVGDSGGPLICDGMFQGITSWGYTPCGSPNMPAVFAKVISHLEWIRETMTANP from the exons ATGTGGTTCCTGGTTCTGTGCCTTGCCCTGTCCCTGGCGGGGGCTG GTGCTGCGCCCCCCATCCAGTCCCGGATCATAGGAGGCTGGGACTGTAAGAAGAATTCCCAGCCCTGGCAGGCAGCTCTGTACCATTACAGCAAATTCCAGTGTGGGGGCGTCCTGGTGCACCCCCAGTGGGTGCTCACGGCTGCCCACTGCATAAATGA CAATTATCAGCTGTGGCTGGGTCGCTACAACCTGTTTGAGCACGAAGACACAGCCCAGTTTGTCCAGGTCAGTGGTAGCTTCCCACATCCTGGATTCAACCTGAGTCTCCTGGAGAACCACACCCGCCTCCCGGGAGAGGACTACAGCCACGACCTCATGCTGCTCCGCCTGGCAGAGCCCGCCCAGATAACCGATGCTGTGAGGGTCCTGGACCTgcccacccaggaaccccaagtgGGGAGCACCTGCTACGCCTCCGGCTGGGGCAGCATCGAACCAGATAAGT TCACGTACCCAGACGATCTCCAGTGCGTGGACCTCAAACTCCTGTCCAACGATGTGTGTGCCAAAGCCCACTCCGAGAAGGTGACAGAGTTCATGCTGTGTGCTGGATACTTGGAGGGCGGCAAGGACACCTGTGTG GGGGACTCCGGGGGGCCACTGATCTGCGATGGCATGTTTCAAGGAATCACGTCCTGGGGCTACACCCCATGTGGCAGCCCCAATATGCCTGCTGTCTTCGCCAAAGTGATTTCGCACCTGGAGTGGATCAGAGAAACCATGACAGCCAACCCTTGA